Sequence from the Clostridium botulinum genome:
TTTATTTGATGTTAAAGAGGAGCCATATATTAAAGCTCTTGATTTATATAAAGAATTTGGAGTAAGTAATAGTACGGGCTCTATGAAATCAAAAGAAGTAAGAAACTTATTAAATATAACAAAAGATGATGAAAGATGGCTAGTAAAGTCTGAGGATAAAAATGATAATTTAAATGCTAAAGAAGAAGTAGCCATAGAAGCAGATGAGAAGAAGGTTTCAGAAGAAAATATTAGAGTTACTGAAGAATTTATATTAGCTCAAAAAGTAATGAGAAAAGCTTGGGCTGAAAAAAACTTTAATAAGAAAGTAAAACTTGCAAAAGAGGCTTTAAGTGTTTGCGAATACTGTTCAGATGCATATATAATTTTATCTAAGGATTTAAGTTTAAGTAACAATGATAAGAAAGAGTTGTTACTTAAAGCGGTTGATTCAGGGAAGTATATATTAGGTATAGATGATTTAGCAACTGTATCTAAAGAATGTTTTAATAAGAAAGAAGCACAACCATTTTTTGGTGCTAAGTATACTTTAGCTATTCAATTATGGAAAATGGGAGAAAAAAATGAAGCTATAGATAATGCGTTTGAAATATTAAAGTTTAATGAAAAAGATAACTTGATGGTAAGAGGAATATTATCTAGTTGGCTGTTAATTGAAAAAAGATATGATGAGGCAGAAAAGTTATTTGAGAAATATGATAATGACTATTTAGCAGCAGTATCATACAATAAAGCTTTAGCGCTTTATAAAATGGGAAAAACAAAAGAAGCAGATGATGCTATAAGAAAAGCTTATAAGAAAAATTCATACGTAATACCTTATATATTAAAACAAAAGAAAATCCCTAAAGTATTACCGAGAATATCTAGATTTGGTAGTGATGCAGAAGCTATGCATTATATGAAGTATAGCTTAGAAGCTTGGAATGATTCTAAAGAGGCTATTAATTGGATAAAGGAAAT
This genomic interval carries:
- a CDS encoding DUF6398 domain-containing protein, which codes for MQNLPNSIVEKYEEIFEKIRVFSNQYLNEQYEKICIKALHDLGMNHEDSLKKGKSSSWAAGVVHAIGTVNNLFDVKEEPYIKALDLYKEFGVSNSTGSMKSKEVRNLLNITKDDERWLVKSEDKNDNLNAKEEVAIEADEKKVSEENIRVTEEFILAQKVMRKAWAEKNFNKKVKLAKEALSVCEYCSDAYIILSKDLSLSNNDKKELLLKAVDSGKYILGIDDLATVSKECFNKKEAQPFFGAKYTLAIQLWKMGEKNEAIDNAFEILKFNEKDNLMVRGILSSWLLIEKRYDEAEKLFEKYDNDYLAAVSYNKALALYKMGKTKEADDAIRKAYKKNSYVIPYILKQKKIPKVLPRISRFGSDAEAMHYMKYSLEAWNDSKEAINWIKEMNVNFKIQKSN